One region of Glycine max cultivar Williams 82 chromosome 9, Glycine_max_v4.0, whole genome shotgun sequence genomic DNA includes:
- the LOC100817986 gene encoding fumarylacetoacetase, producing MAVLQSFVSVHPDSHFPIQNLPYGVFKPQSASPPRPGVAIGDFVLDLSEISSAGLFDGPLLKNSDAFLQPNLNKFVSLGRPAWKEARATLQKLLSATEPTLRDNAVLRQKALVPMSSVELLLPVAVGDYTDFFTSLHHTKNCGIIFRGPQTPVLDNWYRLPVAYHGRASSVVISGTDIVRPRGQAHPVGSSTPYFGPSLKLDFELEMATIVGPGNELGKPVDINNAKDHIFGLVLMNDWSARDIQAWEYIPLGPFLGKSFGTTISPWIVTLEALEPFASEAPKQDPSPLPYLTEKEPKIYDISLEAHIKPAGHEDSGVVSRTNLKHLYWTLTQQLAHHTINGCNLRPGDLLGTGTVSGPEPESRACLLELTWNGQNTVSVNELNRKFLEDGDEVILTGYCKGNGYSVGFGTCSGKIVPAAP from the exons ATGGCTGTGCTGCAATCTTTCGTTTCGGTCCACCCAGATTCTCACTTCCCCATACAGAACCTCCCTTACGGAGTCTTCAAGCCCCAATCCGCTTCGCCTCCTCGTCCCGGCGTCGCCATCGGCGACTTCGTCCTCGACCTCTCCGAAATATCTTCCGCTGGTCTCTTCGACGGTCCTCTCCTCAAAAActccgatgcttttctccag CCTAATCTAAATAAGTTTGTATCACTTGGAAGACCAGCCTGGAAGGAAGCTCGTGCTACTCTTCAAAAGCTTTTATCAG CAACTGAGCCAACCTTGAGGGACAATGCGGTTTTGAGGCAGAAAGCACTTGTGCCTATG AGTAGTGTGGAGTTGCTTCTCCCTGTTGCTGTTGGGGACTACACCGATTTCTTTACGTCTCTGCATCACACTAAAAACTGTGGGATCATATTTCGTGGGCCGCAGACTCCTGTTCTAGATAACTG GTATCGCCTGCCTGTTGCCTACCATGGACGGGCATCTTCTGTTGTTATTTCCGGAACAGATATTGTCCGGCCAAG AGGTCAAGCTCATCCAGTTGGCAGCTCTACCCCCTACTTTGGCCCTTCATTAAAGCTAGACTTTGAGTTGGAAATG GCTACTATTGTTGGACCTGGAAATGAATTGGGAAAACCTGTGGATATTAACAATGCTAAAGATCACATCTTTGGACTTGTTCTGATGAATGACTGGAGTG CTCGAGATATTCAGGCATGGGAATATATTCCTCTTGGTCCATTTCTTGGCAAGAGTTTTG GCACAACAATATCACCTTGGATTGTGACCTTGGAAGCATTAGAACCTTTTGCCAGTGAAGCCCCAAAACAG GATCCTTCTCCACTTCCATACTTGACTGAGAAAGAACCCAAAATCTATGATATTTCCCTAGAG GCTCACATAAAACCTGCTGGGCATGAAGATTCGGGTGTGGTGTCACGGACTAATCTAAAGCACTT ATATTGGACATTGACCCAACAACTTGCTCACCATACAATCAACGGTTGCAACCTTAGGCCAGGCGATCTCCTTGGAACTGGGACAGTTAGTGGTCCT GAGCCAGAGTCCCGTGCATGCTTGCTAGAATTAACATGGAATGGACAAAACACAGTGTCAGTGAATGAGTTAAATCGGAAATTTCTTGAAGATGGAGACGAAGTCATCTTAACTGGATATTGCAAG GGAAATGGTTACTCTGTTGGGTTTGGTACTTGCTCAGGCAAGATTGTACCCGCAGCTCCATGA
- the LOC100820130 gene encoding BAG family molecular chaperone regulator 5, mitochondrial, with product MKPSSKQAFSSSTYHNDHTPQQQPTNSPSSAAVFIQSAYRAHRIRALYRKIAAVDAEADRLQRLIQRQDTVDAVRANHLEKLRMNEALMALLLRLDSVPGIDPTLRDARRKVSRRIVGLQEILDSISEAQIDESTWWPMKNWDEVLADMEESICRESGGDEMERFCAQNLGFRCLQSLCSPFHLWVDNS from the exons ATGAAACCCTCTTCCAAACAAGCCTTTTCATCTTCCACCTACCACAATGACCACactccacaacaacaaccaacCAATTCCCCATCCAGCGCCGCCGTTTTCATCCAATCCGCCTACCGCGCCCACCGCATCCGCGCCCTCTACAGGAAAATCGCCGCCGTCGACGCCGAAGCCGATCGGCTGCAGCGCCTGATCCAGCGGCAGGACACGGTGGACGCCGTGCGCGCCAACCACCTCGAGAAGCTGCGAATGAACGAGGCGCTCATGGCACTGCTGCTGAGGCTGGATTCCGTGCCCGGAATCGATCCAACGCTCAGGGACGCCCGGAGGAAAGTCAGCCGTAGGATCGTGGGCCTCCAGGAAATACTGGACTCTATTTCGGAAGCCCAAATCGATGAGTCCACTTGGTGGCCCATGAAGAATTGGGACGAAGTCTTGGCCGACATGGAAGAAAGCATTTGTCGGGAGAGCGGCGGCGATGAAATGGAACGGTTTTGCGCTCAGAATCTCGGCTTTCGCTGCCTACAAAG TCTTTGCAGCCCCTTCCATCTGTGGGTGGACAACTCATGA
- the LOC100777374 gene encoding acyl-CoA--sterol O-acyltransferase 1: MEMEGEIKNFIMVWSIASATMCYCHRIGKLIPEGTSRLIALFPAIGILLLLPLRLISVHLGGPSAFFLGWLSTFKLILFAFGKGPLSSNPPLSLPHFVPIACLPIKFEHDPKHQIPQKKHKSPFSYASTSMVIILAALIPLYGKKEYFHPKFVFFLYGLHMYIGLEFIFATVSAATRKLIGVQLEPQFKEPYLCTSLQDFWGRRWNIMVNRVLHPTVYDPVKNLSARVLGRKWAPLPAILASFAVSGMMHELVFYYIKREKRTWEVWEPSWDATCFFLIHGVCVAMEVGIKKSLRGKKQWQVPRVLSWMLTLLFVLYTAMAFFLPALARCRVYEKATRELTALTQFLMDVYGLYSLQGSHK, translated from the coding sequence ATGGAGATGGAGGGGGAGATAAAGAATTTCATCATGGTATGGAGCATAGCTTCAGCAACAATGTGTTACTGCCACAGAATTGGGAAGCTAATCCCAGAAGGCACATCAAGACTCATAGCCCTATTCCCAGCCATAGGGATCCTCCTTCTCCTCCCTCTAAGGCTCATCTCCGTTCACCTCGGAGGCCCATCTGCTTTCTTCCTTGGTTGGCTTTCAACCTTCAAACTCATCCTCTTTGCCTTTGGAAAGGGTCCCTTATCCTCCAACCCTCCCCTCTCTTTGCCTCACTTCGTCCCCATCGCATGCCTCCCCATCAAATTCGAACATGACCCAAAACACCAAATCCCCCAAAAGAAACACAAATCTCCCTTCAGTTATGCTTCAACCTCAATGGTTATTATATTGGCTGCTTTAATTCCTCTCTACGGGAAAAAAGAGTATTTTCACCCaaagtttgtatttttcttgTACGGCCTCCACATGTACATAGGGTTAGAGTTCATTTTCGCCACGGTCTCCGCAGCAACGAGAAAACTCATCGGGGTTCAGCTGGAACCACAGTTCAAGGAGCCATACCTATGCACTTCGTTACAAGATTTCTGGGGGAGAAGGTGGAACATCATGGTCAACCGTGTTCTTCACCCCACCGTGTACGATCCCGTGAAGAATCTCTCTGCACGAGTCCTTGGGAGAAAGTGGGCCCCACTTCCTGCAATTCTCGCTTCCTTTGCCGTGTCCGGGATGATGCACGAGCTCGTGTTTTACTACATCAAGCGGGAAAAGCGCACGTGGGAGGTATGGGAGCCCTCGTGGGACGCCACGTGTTTCTTTCTCATTCACGGGGTGTGTGTGGCCATGGAGGTTGGAATCAAGAAGAGTCTCAGAGGGAAAAAACAGTGGCAGGTGCCCAGGGTGCTGTCGTGGATGCTAACGTTGCTGTTTGTGCTCTACACAGCGATGGCCTTCTTTCTGCCCGCGCTAGCGCGGTGTCGCGTTTATGAGAAGGCAACCAGAGAGTTGACCGCTTTGACCCAGTTTCTCATGGATGTTTACGGTCTTTATTCACTCCAAGGATCACATAAATGA
- the LOC100812303 gene encoding rho GDP-dissociation inhibitor 1 yields MSLGIAKDMGFDEKVKDNDGAGDDDASHRVHAAKAGTDHESGHEGGGTFSRYRSESSIAATEDEDDEEERKIELGPQCTLKEQLEKDKDDESLRRWKEQLLGSVDINSVGETLEPNVKILSLAIKSADRPDIVLAIPEGGNPKGLWFTLKEGSRYRLMFTFQVENNIVSGLKYTNTVWKTGVKVDSSKEMIGTFSPQAEPYTHEMPEETTPSGMFARGQYSARSKFVDDDNKCYLEINYTFDIRKEWQ; encoded by the exons ATGTCTCTGGGCATTGCGAAAGACATGGGTTTTGATGAGAAAGTGAAAGACAATGATGGTGCAGGGGATGATGATGCCTCTCATCGGGTGCACGCGGCAAAAGCTGGTACGGATCATGAAAGTGGACATGAAGGAGGAGGGACCTTCAGCAGATACAGGAGTGAGAGTTCCATTGCTGCTACCGAGGATGAAGATGATGAGGAGGAGAGGAAGATTGAATTAGGTCCTCAGTGCACTTTAAAGGAACAACTCGAGAAGGATAag gaTGATGAGAGCTTGAGGAGGTGGAAGGAGCAGCTTCTTGGAAGTGTTGACATAAATTCTGTTGGAG AAACTCTGGAGCCAAATGTGAAGATCCTTAGCCTTGCAATTAAGTCTGCTGATAGACCTGACATTGTTCTTGCAATACCAGAGGGAGGAAATCCCAAGGGCTTATGGTTTACTTTGAAAGAGGGTAGTCGTTATAGGCTAATGTTCACTTTCCAGGTTGAGAATAACATAGTTTCAGGTCTCAAATACACCAACACTGTGTGGAAAACTGGTGTCAAAG TTGACAGCAGTAAAGAAATGATCGGAACCTTCAGCCCCCAAGCAGAGCCTTACACACATGAGATGCCTGAAGAGACCACACCATCTGGGATGTTTGCTAGAGGACAATATTCAGCAAGAAGTAAG tTTGTTGATGATGACAACAAGTGCTACTTAGAGATTAACTACACTTTTGATATCCGAAAGGAATGGCAGTAG
- the LOC102664061 gene encoding uncharacterized protein, which translates to MASFSITGPIKCKRITSFFPLSFSTTYNSCNISIPRNITRKVRARSNTLSLFSYQSSMHRSLYYEKQRGLSLIAFDGNNSESEGEDGHHGLDSVMKLYSAFKNKKIHELSADERRRVSNFLSFFETFQGRTQVLEFFSYLTSILGNNIQIIFKPTPHEGVNAGLQWKFEWDKIHLPLWKGFSLHISHTYHGRAVIRNIETFMEPLLHLRPFGLKMKIGLREFVEKIASFMVSEFGNKAKRILYLVLAVSSLTAFLFFMKLAL; encoded by the exons ATGGCATCCTTTTCTATCACTGGTCCCATAAAATGCAAAAGAATTACCTCATTTTTTCCACTGTCCTTTTCTACTACCTATAATTCTTGTAATATTTCCATTCCTAGAAACATAACAAGAAAAGTTCGTGCACGTAGCAATACCCTATCTTTATTTTCATACCAATCCTCGATGCATAGGAGCTTGTATTATGAGAAGCAGAGAGGCCTATCCCTGATTGCCTTTGATGGTAATAACTCAGAATCAGAAGGAGAAGATGGTCATCATGGCCTTGACTCAGTAATGAAACTGTACTCTGccttcaagaacaaaaaaatacacGAATTATCTGCAGATGAACGCCGACGTGTGAGCAATTTCCTCTCATTCTTCGAAACCTTCCAAGGAAGAACG CAAGTGTTGGAATTCTTTTCTTATCTGACAAGTATACTGGGAAACAacattcaaattatatttaaaccgACTCCCCATGAAGGCGTAAATGCTGGTCTTCAGTGGAAATTCG AATGGGACAAGATACACCTTCCCCTTTGGAAGGGTTTCAGCTTACACATAAGCCACACTTACCACGGAAGGGCAGTAATAAG GAATATTGAGACGTTTATGGAACCACTGCTCCACTTGAGACCCTTCGGACTG aaaatgaaaataggccTTAGAGAATTCGTGGAGAAGATAGCCTCATTTATGGTGTCAGAATTCGGGAATaaggctaaaagaattttataCCTTGTGCTGGCTGTGTCTTCCCTAACTGCTTTCTTATTCTTCATGAAACTAGCTTTATAG
- the LOC100783793 gene encoding Major latex allergen Hev b 5-like has translation MASVEVAHQTPTTVPENETTEVIKTQETTPEPVPATEAPATEQAAAEVPAQEEQQATEVPAPESTTEAPKEETTEAPTTETVETTTTEEAKPEEPKEVAVETEEVVTKETEEEKPAAEEKSEEKTEEVKEEAEEPKETTETETESAPAATTEEENKPAETVEAPVEVPVEKTEA, from the exons ATGGCCAGCGTTGAG GTTGCACATCAAACACCAACAACAGTTCCAGAAAATGAAACAACCGAGGTAATCAAGACCCAGGAAACAACCCCGGAACCAGTACCAGCCACTGAGGCTCCTGCAACAGAACAAGCAGCAGCTGAGGTTCCTGCTCAAGAAGaacaacaagcaactgaggtTCCTGCCCCAGAATCAACCACCGAAGCACCAAAGGAAGAAACCACCGAAGCACCAACAACAGAAACAGTAGAAACAACAACTACAGAAGAAGCCAAGCCAGAGGAGCCTAAAGAAGTTGCAGTTGAGACCGAGGAGGTGGTGACAAAGGAGACAGAGGAAGAGAAGCCAGCAGCAGAAGAGAAATCAGAGGAGAAAACTGAAGAAGTGAAAGAAGAAGCAGAAGAGCCTAAAGAAACTACTGAAACAGAAACAGAATCAGCACCAGCAGCAACCACAGAGGAAGAGAACAAACCAGCTGAGACAGTGGAAGCCCCAGTAGAGGTTCCTGTTGAGAAAACTGAAGCTTAG
- the LOC100783793 gene encoding major latex allergen Hev b 5-like isoform X1 — protein sequence MKLEISQVAHQTPTTVPENETTEVIKTQETTPEPVPATEAPATEQAAAEVPAQEEQQATEVPAPESTTEAPKEETTEAPTTETVETTTTEEAKPEEPKEVAVETEEVVTKETEEEKPAAEEKSEEKTEEVKEEAEEPKETTETETESAPAATTEEENKPAETVEAPVEVPVEKTEA from the coding sequence ATGAAATTAGAAATCTCCCAGGTTGCACATCAAACACCAACAACAGTTCCAGAAAATGAAACAACCGAGGTAATCAAGACCCAGGAAACAACCCCGGAACCAGTACCAGCCACTGAGGCTCCTGCAACAGAACAAGCAGCAGCTGAGGTTCCTGCTCAAGAAGaacaacaagcaactgaggtTCCTGCCCCAGAATCAACCACCGAAGCACCAAAGGAAGAAACCACCGAAGCACCAACAACAGAAACAGTAGAAACAACAACTACAGAAGAAGCCAAGCCAGAGGAGCCTAAAGAAGTTGCAGTTGAGACCGAGGAGGTGGTGACAAAGGAGACAGAGGAAGAGAAGCCAGCAGCAGAAGAGAAATCAGAGGAGAAAACTGAAGAAGTGAAAGAAGAAGCAGAAGAGCCTAAAGAAACTACTGAAACAGAAACAGAATCAGCACCAGCAGCAACCACAGAGGAAGAGAACAAACCAGCTGAGACAGTGGAAGCCCCAGTAGAGGTTCCTGTTGAGAAAACTGAAGCTTAG